Proteins encoded by one window of Frondihabitans peucedani:
- a CDS encoding AI-2E family transporter → MESSPSDGGASANDAPAPRDARPLSDTSAPRGARPLEDSPLVDVVPGGMPDGMLIAGSWAWRVLAVAGVVALVVLLVARFPVIVIPLVVAILLAALLLPGAALLQRHGWPRWTTVLAAIVVVLGVLVGLGMLVATEISSGLPSLVRQTLEAYRDARGFLTGGPFHFTHDQLHTFYRDVLKGLQANTDDLVARAASVGSWVGRFVTGLLLAAFATVILLIDGAGVWRFLVGLVPRRARLRVDEAGRDGWTTLTRFVRMQLFVALVDAVGIGLVAGILGIPLAIPIAVAVFIGSFVPIVGAVVTGIVAVFVALVYNGPVAALVMLAGVLVVQSLEGYVLQRLVTNGPVKVHPLAVVFGVALGTLLAGVAGALFAVPVIATLHAMARSIASRAPGRPHRLAEDDMVLHTRAAEKGTSDDV, encoded by the coding sequence ATGGAGTCCTCGCCGTCCGACGGAGGGGCGTCGGCGAACGACGCGCCCGCACCGCGCGACGCGCGTCCGCTCAGCGACACGAGTGCGCCGCGCGGCGCGCGTCCGCTCGAGGACTCGCCGCTGGTCGACGTCGTGCCCGGCGGGATGCCCGACGGCATGCTGATCGCCGGCTCGTGGGCCTGGCGGGTGCTGGCCGTGGCGGGCGTCGTCGCGCTCGTCGTGCTGCTCGTGGCGCGGTTCCCGGTCATCGTCATCCCGCTCGTCGTGGCGATCCTGCTCGCGGCGCTCCTCCTGCCGGGGGCGGCCCTCCTCCAGCGGCACGGCTGGCCGCGCTGGACGACCGTGCTCGCGGCGATCGTCGTCGTGCTCGGGGTCCTGGTGGGCCTCGGCATGCTGGTCGCGACCGAGATCTCGAGCGGCCTCCCCTCGCTGGTGCGGCAGACCCTCGAGGCGTACCGTGACGCCCGCGGATTCCTGACCGGCGGCCCGTTCCACTTCACCCACGACCAGCTGCACACGTTCTACCGCGACGTGCTGAAGGGGCTGCAGGCCAACACCGACGACCTCGTCGCGCGCGCGGCCTCCGTGGGCTCGTGGGTCGGCCGCTTCGTGACCGGGCTCCTCCTCGCCGCGTTCGCGACCGTGATCCTGCTCATCGACGGCGCCGGCGTCTGGCGGTTCCTCGTCGGGCTCGTGCCGAGACGGGCACGCCTCCGGGTCGACGAGGCGGGGCGCGACGGCTGGACGACCCTCACGCGGTTCGTCCGGATGCAGCTGTTCGTGGCGCTCGTCGACGCCGTCGGGATCGGGCTGGTCGCCGGCATCCTGGGGATCCCTCTCGCCATCCCGATCGCCGTCGCGGTCTTCATCGGCTCGTTCGTGCCGATCGTCGGCGCCGTCGTCACGGGCATCGTCGCCGTCTTCGTCGCGCTCGTCTACAACGGCCCGGTGGCGGCCCTCGTCATGCTCGCGGGCGTGCTCGTGGTGCAGTCGCTCGAGGGCTACGTGCTACAGAGGCTCGTCACGAACGGCCCGGTCAAGGTGCACCCGCTCGCCGTGGTCTTCGGAGTCGCCCTCGGCACGCTGCTCGCCGGGGTGGCCGGCGCCCTCTTCGCGGTGCCCGTCATCGCCACGCTGCACGCCATGGCCCGGAGCATCGCCTCGCGCGCGCCCGGGCGACCTCACAGGCTGGCCGAAGACGATATGGTGCTGCACACGCGTGCGGCCGAGAAAGGTACGAGTGACGATGTCTGA